In Camelus dromedarius isolate mCamDro1 chromosome 3, mCamDro1.pat, whole genome shotgun sequence, one DNA window encodes the following:
- the LOC135319247 gene encoding histone H2B subacrosomal variant-like produces MARPVAKKNKCSRGYQNPISRKKSQSITESGLRNYSLYINRVLKEVVPHRSISSRTLDVINNMINNIFERISTEAYNIMYLRNRRTLTPEDIQKAVYLLLPGKLAKYAVAFGSEAVHRYVNSYAPCTSLIKSRGK; encoded by the coding sequence ATGGCCAGACCTGTCGCCAAAAAGAACAAGTGCTCCAGAGGATATCAAAACCCAATCTCCAGAAAGAAATCGCAGTCCATCACTGAATCTGGCCTTAGGAATTATTCACTCTACATAAACAGGGTCCTAAAGGAAGTGGTTCCCCACAGGAGCATATCATCCCGCACCTTGGACGTCATAAACAACATGATCAACAACATCTTTGAGCGCATTTCCACAGAAGCCTACAACATAATGTATTTAAGGAATCGTCGTACCCTCACCCCTGAAGACATCCAGAAGGCAGTGTATCTTCTGCTGCCCGGGAAACTAGCCAAGTACGCAGTGGCTTTTGGAAGTGAGGCTGTCCACAGATATGTCAACTCCTACGCTCCATGTACCAGCTTAATTAAATCTCGGGGGAAGTAA